GGTTTGCTGAAATGTATGCATAACCCCTAAACATTAACCTGGGCCTGACAGTAAgtagttttatcattttatggaGTCTGACTCAGCGGTAAAATATCAGCATGGCAGCCTCTGTCATTTCCTTTGATGCGCTCCACCCAATGTGAGTTGCATAGCCATCCCAGTCAAAGGATGTGAAATCTCCACATtgtcttccccctccctctgggAAGTGGCCACCCcctccaacacagaactgagatgaaagaaagaaacaggtGTGATAGTCTCACCACTACCCTATGGGTCAAACCAATCAGTCCAGCAATTGGGATGTATTTTACTTTGCGTGAAAagcaagaaataaatacaaagtcAGGGCTGATTCTGAGGATGTGTCTAGGGTGCCCAGAAGAATATCATATTAAAGTAGTATTAAATTTTAACAAATGTGTACCCAAGGATCCACTTGTTTCTTTTGAGGTAGCAGCACCATAGTTACTTAAATTGTACCTACATGTTCAAGGTGGCATCCAGTAGCTTTGACTCCAGAGCATATTGCCATGGCAGCTTGTTCGTAGTTGAAAACTCTGAATGAGATGAATCCTGGCTcaaactgtgctgtaaatgaTCAGCTCACATTAGAAATTGTGATAAAATGAACATACAACATATTTATTCCTTCTGTATGAGGCTAACTTGTATTGAAAGATGATAGTCACCACATATTCACCACATGATTTGTATCACCGTATGGtatcattttagcattttagaatgttcatgtgttttaaaataaacaaaatcaattgATGCATTGACATTCAACATTGGCAAATGGTTTGTGAATGAGAAGATTAATTCCTTACATTTGCTGTTGGGGCCATACAATTTAGTGACAGATTCATCACTTCCAAAATCATACTGAATTGGAATAACTGGTCCTCTGTTGATGTTGCAAACGCCAGCTTTGTATTTCACAGGGTAACGCTGAGACAGAATACAGAAATCATAGCAATCATAGCATTTCAATTCAGCAAAGTCCAGAAGATGCTTGATGAATCGCTGAATGACAAGttttattatacattaaaatgtgtaatacgttacacatttataatacattaatacatacaatacacatttatattatatgtataagAGACATATTATATAagacatataatatatatgtcaTATAATATCtaagtatatatactgtataaagtCCAGAAGGCTTTCAATGTCAACACATTACTGAATGACCCATAATAATTTGCATATTACCTTGAACAAGTTGAAAAGATTTCCTCCATGAAGTGTTAAGAATTTCCTTGAGGTATGATACCTCAGAATGGAAGCTGCATTCCAATGATCAGTGGGAGAGTTGTTGGGAACATGCCATATTGACACATCCTCAGCAATTATGTCATAATATCCTGGATTCTATTAGGATtaaagagacaaaaatgaacagGGAATGGCTGGTTCAAACAAAACTGTTTGATTAAAATGACTCTTGGGTCACTGTGACTGTATCACTCCTGTTAATTGATTTGACTTGACTACATTCACTACAACACTACAACTGCATTGCATGGTAAGCACTTAGGTAAAAAAAGATCCATCATGTATGCTGAACTCCACTTCAAGCGTACATAATAATGTTATCAATTTTGAATATGTAAACAAAATTTAGTAGAATTCATACctcttgtcaaaaaaaaaaaaaacaggcaaaggtATGAAGTGGTACGGGAACTGAGTAATTACACTTCTGATGTCTTCCTGCTTATTGCTGTGAGATTGAATATATTGTTGCTCACAGGCCTCTTAAGTTTTACTGCTGGAATATACAAATTTTCTACATGGTCAACAAGTATTACACATTC
The nucleotide sequence above comes from Megalops cyprinoides isolate fMegCyp1 chromosome 2, fMegCyp1.pri, whole genome shotgun sequence. Encoded proteins:
- the LOC118796387 gene encoding intelectin-like, whose translation is MLAWVALVWSCLLLSEIYEFKSMASPYDFNHAGSPYGPPITYARSCKEIRDTYGISKDGLYFLTSSSGVTYQTFCDMTTAGGGWTLVASVHENNLFGKCTVGDRWSSQQGNNPNVPEGDGSWSNTVTFGTAEAATSDDFKNPGYYDIIAEDVSIWHVPNNSPTDHWNAASILRYHTSRKFLTLHGGNLFNLFKRYPVKYKAGVCNINRGPVIPIQYDFGSDESVTKLYGPNSKSQFEPGFISFRVFNYEQAAMAICSGVKATGCHLEHFCVGGGGHFPEGGGRQCGDFTSFDWDGYATHIGWSASKEMTEAAMLIFYR